A single genomic interval of Thermoanaerobacter uzonensis DSM 18761 harbors:
- the pyrH gene encoding UMP kinase, whose translation MSSVVYKRVVLKISGEALAGNKGFGIDFDTVNRIADEIKEVKEMGVQIGLVVGGGNIWRGREGIGMDRTTADHMGMLATVINALALQDALEQREVPTRVQTAIEMRAIAEPYIRRRAIRHLEKGRVVIFAAGTGNPFFSTDTAASLRAAEIDAEVILLAKKVDGVYDKDPNKYKDAVKFRELSYLDVLNKGLGVMDSTATSLCMDNKIPIIVFDLTTYGNIKKVVTGKDIGTIVKEV comes from the coding sequence GTGTCGTCAGTTGTTTACAAGCGAGTAGTTCTGAAAATCTCAGGAGAAGCTTTGGCAGGAAATAAGGGATTTGGAATCGATTTTGACACTGTTAATCGAATAGCAGACGAGATAAAAGAAGTGAAAGAAATGGGAGTTCAAATTGGTCTTGTAGTTGGCGGAGGAAATATATGGCGGGGAAGAGAAGGCATTGGGATGGACAGAACTACTGCAGACCACATGGGAATGCTCGCAACTGTAATTAATGCTCTTGCACTGCAAGATGCTTTAGAGCAACGGGAAGTTCCTACAAGAGTTCAGACAGCTATTGAGATGAGAGCAATTGCAGAACCCTATATACGCAGAAGAGCAATAAGACACTTAGAAAAAGGACGAGTTGTTATATTTGCTGCTGGGACAGGGAATCCCTTCTTTTCAACTGATACTGCTGCTTCATTAAGAGCAGCAGAAATAGATGCTGAGGTCATACTATTAGCTAAAAAAGTAGATGGAGTCTATGACAAAGACCCAAATAAATACAAAGACGCTGTAAAATTTAGAGAGTTGTCTTATTTAGATGTTTTAAACAAAGGTTTAGGAGTAATGGATTCAACAGCAACGTCTTTATGCATGGACAATAAAATACCAATCATAGTTTTTGACCTTACTACCTACGGAAATATAAAGAAAGTAGTAACAGGAAAAGATATTGGTACAATAGTGAAGGAGGTTTAA
- the ispG gene encoding flavodoxin-dependent (E)-4-hydroxy-3-methylbut-2-enyl-diphosphate synthase — protein MRKITREVKIGNKKIGGNNPILVQSMTNTDTHDIEKTIEQIKRLEAEGCDIIRVAVPDMKAAEAIKEIKKNINIPLVADIHFDYRLAIKSIENGADKIRINPGNIGREENIKKVVEIAKEKGIPIRIGVNSGSLEKEILHKYKGVTAEAVVESALKNVLILEKLGFYDIVISLKTTNVPLTIEAYKLASSKVDYPLHVGITEAGTIETGTIKSAIGIGTLLYLGIGDTIRVSLTGDPVHEVRVGRQILRSLGLLKEGVEVISCPTCGRTKIDLIKLAEEVEKRTRHIKKPLKVAVMGCVVNGPGEAKEADIGIAGGEGEGIVFKKGKVYKKVKEEELVEELMKEIEKLLEEDS, from the coding sequence ATGAGAAAAATTACTCGCGAAGTCAAGATAGGCAATAAAAAAATTGGAGGAAATAATCCAATTTTGGTTCAGTCTATGACTAACACGGATACCCATGATATTGAAAAAACAATAGAGCAGATAAAAAGGCTAGAAGCTGAAGGCTGTGATATTATAAGAGTTGCTGTTCCGGATATGAAAGCAGCTGAAGCAATAAAAGAAATAAAGAAAAATATAAATATTCCTTTGGTAGCAGATATTCATTTTGATTATCGATTAGCTATAAAATCAATTGAAAATGGAGCAGACAAGATAAGAATTAATCCCGGAAACATAGGAAGAGAAGAAAATATCAAAAAAGTGGTAGAAATAGCAAAAGAAAAAGGTATTCCTATTAGAATAGGTGTAAATTCTGGTTCTTTAGAAAAAGAAATATTACATAAATACAAGGGAGTAACTGCCGAAGCAGTTGTGGAAAGCGCTTTAAAAAATGTTTTAATTTTAGAAAAGTTAGGTTTTTATGATATAGTTATTTCGCTTAAAACTACAAATGTACCACTTACTATAGAAGCTTATAAGCTCGCTTCTTCGAAAGTAGACTATCCATTGCACGTAGGCATAACAGAGGCAGGTACAATTGAAACTGGCACTATAAAATCTGCTATAGGAATAGGAACATTGCTTTATTTAGGAATAGGAGACACAATACGAGTTTCTCTAACAGGTGACCCAGTCCATGAAGTAAGAGTAGGAAGACAAATTTTACGCTCTTTAGGTCTTTTAAAAGAAGGAGTCGAAGTCATTTCCTGTCCTACCTGCGGCAGAACAAAAATTGACTTGATAAAGTTAGCAGAAGAAGTAGAAAAAAGGACGAGGCATATTAAAAAGCCTTTAAAAGTTGCTGTTATGGGATGTGTTGTAAATGGACCAGGGGAAGCAAAAGAAGCAGATATAGGAATAGCAGGAGGAGAGGGAGAAGGAATCGTTTTCAAAAAAGGAAAAGTTTATAAAAAAGTTAAGGAAGAAGAGTTAGTAGAAGAATTGATGAAAGAAATTGAAAAATTACTTGAGGAGGATTCTTAA
- the rseP gene encoding RIP metalloprotease RseP: MTILISIIVLSVLVMFHEFGHFIVAKLSGARVNEFSIGFGPRLFKKKYGETEYSFRALLFGGYVALEGEDEKSSDPRAIVNKPWPVRLAVFAAGPLMNILLAFLLLFIVFFNIGSPIPQVKSVMEGYPAEKAGILPGDKIVMVNNTKINTWEELEKAISSNGERVLTIEIQRENQILQKQVKPIFDKNASKVMIGIVPDYERSISLAFKTAINQTVYFSKLIILSLVMLVTGKVSVNDIMGPVGIVQAVGTVAKTGVINLLAFSALISVNLGLFNLLPLPALDGGRILFVLAEAVRGKPLPPEKEGYIHYLGFLLLIALLIFATYRDILRIF; the protein is encoded by the coding sequence TTGACAATATTGATAAGTATAATTGTTTTAAGCGTTTTAGTAATGTTTCACGAATTTGGACATTTTATCGTTGCAAAACTTTCTGGAGCTAGAGTAAATGAATTTTCTATTGGCTTTGGGCCACGACTTTTTAAAAAGAAATACGGAGAAACAGAGTATTCTTTTAGAGCATTGCTATTCGGTGGTTATGTTGCTTTAGAAGGTGAAGATGAAAAATCTAGTGACCCGCGGGCTATAGTAAATAAGCCTTGGCCTGTAAGGTTGGCTGTCTTTGCTGCAGGTCCTTTAATGAATATATTATTAGCTTTTTTATTGCTTTTTATTGTATTTTTTAATATAGGAAGTCCGATACCACAGGTAAAATCTGTAATGGAAGGATATCCTGCTGAAAAAGCAGGAATTTTGCCAGGGGACAAAATTGTAATGGTAAATAATACAAAAATAAATACATGGGAGGAGTTAGAGAAAGCCATAAGTTCTAATGGAGAGCGAGTATTGACAATTGAAATTCAAAGGGAAAATCAAATTTTACAAAAACAAGTAAAACCAATTTTTGATAAAAACGCTTCAAAGGTAATGATAGGAATTGTTCCAGACTATGAGCGTTCTATCTCTCTTGCCTTTAAAACTGCCATCAATCAGACAGTATATTTTTCGAAACTTATTATTTTGTCTCTTGTAATGTTAGTAACCGGAAAGGTTTCTGTCAATGATATTATGGGACCTGTGGGAATTGTTCAAGCTGTTGGAACAGTCGCTAAAACAGGTGTTATAAATTTACTAGCTTTTTCTGCTCTTATAAGTGTAAATTTAGGCCTTTTTAATCTATTGCCACTACCGGCTTTAGACGGTGGAAGGATTTTGTTTGTGTTAGCAGAAGCAGTAAGAGGTAAACCATTGCCACCTGAAAAAGAAGGCTATATTCATTATTTGGGTTTTTTACTGTTGATAGCTTTGTTGATTTTTGCAACCTATAGGGATATTCTACGCATTTTTTAA
- the rpsB gene encoding 30S ribosomal protein S2 — translation MSVISMKQLLEAGVHFGHQTRRWNPKMAPYIFTERNGIYIIDLQQTVEKLEQAYEFVKKLAMEGGTILFVGTKKQAQDSIKEEAERCGMFYVNQRWLGGTLTNFKTIRGRIQRLKELKKMEEDGTFDVLPKKEVIKLRKEKERLQKFLGGIENMQSLPSALFIVDPKKEAIAVAEAQSLEIPIVAIVDTNCDPELIDYPIPGNDDAIRAVKLITSKIADAVIEGNQGEQFAASEE, via the coding sequence ATGTCGGTAATTTCAATGAAGCAGTTATTAGAAGCAGGGGTACATTTTGGTCATCAAACAAGAAGATGGAACCCTAAAATGGCTCCTTATATTTTTACAGAAAGAAATGGAATTTACATCATTGATTTACAACAAACAGTAGAAAAACTGGAACAAGCTTATGAATTTGTCAAAAAGTTGGCCATGGAAGGGGGCACTATTCTTTTTGTTGGGACCAAGAAACAGGCTCAGGATTCTATTAAGGAAGAAGCAGAAAGATGTGGTATGTTTTATGTAAATCAAAGGTGGTTAGGTGGAACCCTAACTAATTTTAAAACAATTAGAGGAAGAATTCAACGATTAAAAGAACTCAAAAAAATGGAGGAAGATGGAACTTTTGATGTTCTTCCCAAAAAAGAGGTAATAAAACTTAGAAAAGAAAAGGAAAGATTGCAGAAATTTTTAGGCGGAATAGAGAATATGCAGTCTCTGCCTTCCGCTTTATTCATCGTTGATCCCAAAAAAGAAGCTATCGCTGTGGCAGAAGCTCAAAGCTTGGAAATACCAATTGTAGCTATTGTAGATACTAATTGCGATCCTGAGCTAATCGATTATCCTATTCCGGGGAATGATGATGCTATAAGAGCTGTCAAGCTTATTACTTCCAAGATTGCAGATGCAGTGATTGAAGGCAATCAAGGCGAACAATTTGCTGCTTCAGAAGAGTGA
- a CDS encoding glycosyltransferase family 2 protein, with the protein MISVVIPAFNEGKNIGRVLSVLETIDLIDEIIVVNDGSTDDTKEQASKYNVKLVNLEKNQGKGKALKAGIDNSKGDIIVMLDADLIGFTKKHFVNLVSPVLKNEADMTIGIFSGGRKSTDFAQKIAPFLSGQRAIKRQFLENIEEMEISRFGVEIALNRHAEKNKLRVVNVPLENMSHVMKEEKLGLVKGFYARLKMYFDILKMWI; encoded by the coding sequence ATGATTTCTGTTGTAATCCCAGCTTTTAATGAAGGAAAAAATATTGGGAGAGTTTTATCAGTCTTAGAAACAATAGACCTGATTGATGAAATCATAGTTGTAAATGATGGTTCTACAGATGATACAAAAGAACAAGCATCAAAATACAATGTGAAGCTTGTCAATTTAGAAAAAAATCAAGGAAAAGGAAAAGCATTAAAAGCAGGAATAGATAATTCTAAAGGTGATATTATTGTTATGTTAGATGCCGATTTGATTGGATTTACTAAAAAACATTTTGTAAATCTCGTATCTCCTGTATTAAAAAATGAAGCAGATATGACAATTGGAATTTTTTCTGGTGGAAGAAAATCTACAGATTTCGCACAAAAAATAGCACCCTTTTTGTCAGGACAAAGGGCAATAAAAAGGCAGTTTTTAGAAAACATTGAAGAGATGGAAATCAGTAGATTCGGAGTAGAAATTGCTTTAAATAGACATGCTGAAAAGAATAAGTTAAGGGTGGTAAATGTGCCTCTTGAGAATATGAGTCATGTCATGAAAGAAGAAAAGCTGGGATTAGTTAAAGGCTTTTATGCGCGATTAAAAATGTATTTTGATATTTTAAAAATGTGGATTTAG
- the frr gene encoding ribosome recycling factor has product MSDYLKASEEKMQKSLSVLKNELAAIRAGRANPALLDRIMVDYYGTPTPLNRLATITAPEPRVLVVQPWDVSKISDIEKAIQKSDLGINPVSDGKVLRLVFPELTEERRKELVKLVHKKAEEAKVAVRQIRRDANDAVKKMEKNGEISEDERKKREEEIQKLTDKYIKEIDKAVEAKEKEIMEI; this is encoded by the coding sequence ATGAGTGATTATTTAAAAGCTAGCGAAGAAAAAATGCAAAAATCTTTGAGCGTTTTAAAAAACGAATTAGCTGCTATAAGAGCAGGTAGAGCAAATCCTGCACTACTTGACCGAATTATGGTAGATTATTATGGTACTCCAACCCCTCTTAACAGATTAGCCACCATTACAGCTCCGGAGCCAAGAGTACTAGTTGTACAACCGTGGGATGTTTCAAAAATAAGCGATATTGAAAAAGCAATACAGAAATCAGATTTAGGAATTAATCCAGTTTCTGACGGTAAAGTGTTAAGATTAGTTTTTCCTGAATTGACTGAAGAAAGAAGAAAAGAATTGGTAAAGTTAGTTCATAAAAAAGCAGAAGAGGCAAAAGTAGCAGTAAGGCAAATAAGAAGAGATGCTAATGATGCTGTAAAAAAAATGGAAAAAAACGGCGAAATTTCGGAAGATGAAAGAAAAAAGAGAGAAGAAGAAATTCAAAAATTAACTGACAAATATATTAAAGAGATAGACAAAGCGGTGGAAGCTAAAGAAAAGGAGATAATGGAAATTTGA
- a CDS encoding isoprenyl transferase, whose product MVFFRQKNRDLSDKIDKNRLPIHIGIIMDGNGRWAQKRGMMRFYGHKAGVNAVREVVKASRELGIKYLTLYAFSTENWKRPKEEVNFLMDLLVEFLSKEVDELNKNNVLINFIGDISVLPHKCKIEIERAQNVTKNNSGLVLNIALNYGGRDEIVKAVKKICTKILNKELSTEEITEQTISENLYTKNQPDPDLIIRTSGEKRLSNFLLWQSAYSELWFTEVLWPDFGKEHLIEAILYYQTRQRRFGGV is encoded by the coding sequence ATGGTGTTTTTTCGACAAAAAAATAGAGACTTGAGTGACAAAATTGATAAAAATAGATTGCCTATTCATATAGGTATTATCATGGATGGAAATGGAAGATGGGCTCAAAAAAGAGGGATGATGAGATTTTATGGCCATAAAGCTGGTGTTAATGCTGTAAGAGAGGTTGTAAAAGCCTCTAGAGAATTAGGGATAAAATATTTAACTTTGTACGCTTTTTCAACCGAAAACTGGAAAAGACCTAAAGAAGAAGTAAATTTTTTAATGGATTTACTCGTTGAATTTCTCTCTAAAGAAGTAGACGAATTGAATAAAAATAATGTATTGATTAACTTCATAGGTGATATTTCCGTTTTACCACATAAGTGTAAAATTGAAATAGAACGGGCGCAAAATGTAACAAAAAACAACTCTGGCCTTGTACTTAATATTGCGTTAAATTATGGCGGAAGAGATGAAATAGTAAAGGCTGTGAAAAAAATTTGCACAAAGATTTTAAATAAAGAATTGTCCACTGAGGAAATTACAGAACAAACTATAAGTGAAAATTTGTATACTAAAAACCAGCCAGATCCAGATCTTATAATAAGAACAAGTGGAGAAAAAAGATTGAGCAATTTCTTATTGTGGCAATCTGCTTATTCTGAGCTTTGGTTTACAGAGGTACTGTGGCCGGATTTTGGCAAAGAACATCTTATTGAAGCAATATTGTATTACCAAACTCGCCAAAGGAGATTTGGGGGAGTATAG
- a CDS encoding 1-deoxy-D-xylulose-5-phosphate reductoisomerase, translating to MKKIIILGSTGSIGTQTLEVIKNFKENFEIVGLTAYNNIELLSKQIKEFNPKVVAVKDEDKANQLRENLNKNVEILTGSKGLQEIVKYDADLVVVAVEGIAGLIPTVTAIQMGKDIALANKEVLVTAGQIVMDLVKKKDISLLPVDSEHSAILQCLRGNDTKQVSRLILTASGGPFRGKKKEDLRKVTVNEALNHPNWKMGKKITIDSATLMNKGFEVIEAKWLFDISEDKIDVIVHPQSIIHSMVEYIDGSVIAQLATADMRIPIQYALNYPTRNYINGINFLDFSLTTQLTFEKPDLETFKCLSLAYEALKIGGTMTTVLNAADEIAVSLFLNKKIEFLQIAEIIEESMKEHNNIQNPTLDDIINVDKEVKEKIAKKYMR from the coding sequence ATGAAAAAGATAATAATTCTCGGCTCGACTGGTTCTATCGGTACACAAACATTAGAGGTAATAAAAAATTTCAAAGAAAATTTTGAAATAGTAGGACTTACAGCTTATAACAACATAGAACTTTTATCTAAACAAATTAAAGAATTTAATCCTAAAGTCGTAGCAGTTAAAGATGAAGATAAAGCTAACCAATTAAGGGAGAATCTAAATAAAAATGTCGAAATTCTAACTGGCAGCAAAGGGCTTCAAGAAATTGTAAAGTACGACGCAGATTTAGTGGTGGTAGCTGTAGAAGGAATTGCTGGCCTTATTCCAACAGTTACAGCTATCCAGATGGGAAAAGATATTGCTTTAGCGAATAAAGAAGTGCTTGTAACAGCTGGACAAATCGTAATGGATTTGGTAAAAAAGAAAGATATAAGTCTTTTACCTGTAGATAGTGAACACTCTGCTATACTCCAATGTTTAAGAGGAAATGACACAAAACAAGTATCTCGATTGATTTTAACAGCCTCTGGAGGTCCTTTTAGGGGAAAGAAAAAAGAAGATTTGAGAAAAGTAACTGTAAATGAGGCTCTAAATCATCCTAATTGGAAAATGGGGAAAAAAATCACGATAGATTCTGCCACTTTGATGAATAAAGGGTTTGAAGTAATAGAAGCAAAATGGCTCTTTGACATTTCTGAAGATAAAATTGATGTGATTGTGCATCCCCAGAGTATAATTCACTCAATGGTAGAATATATAGATGGTAGTGTAATTGCACAATTGGCTACTGCTGATATGAGGATACCTATTCAGTATGCATTAAATTATCCTACTCGCAATTACATAAATGGAATAAATTTTTTAGATTTTTCTCTTACAACTCAGCTAACTTTTGAAAAACCCGATTTAGAAACTTTTAAATGTTTGTCGTTAGCATATGAGGCTTTAAAAATTGGAGGAACTATGACTACCGTATTAAATGCAGCTGATGAAATAGCTGTATCTTTGTTTTTAAATAAAAAAATAGAATTTTTGCAAATAGCTGAAATCATAGAGGAGAGTATGAAAGAACATAATAATATACAAAATCCCACTTTAGATGATATAATAAATGTGGATAAAGAGGTTAAAGAAAAAATAGCAAAAAAATATATGAGGTGA
- a CDS encoding phosphatidate cytidylyltransferase gives MLKTRVISAIVGLPILFFILIKGGNMLKIVLVLVSILGLNEFYNATKNIGIRPVKIFGYLSAILLYFLESKIAKVDVLVIITMMLFLLFLTNKKYSLKDYALTLMGIIYIPLFFLYIQKLREMPEGIYIVWFVFIVSWMTDTFAYFIGRFFGKHKLAPTISPKKTIEGGIGGIIGSVISCGLFVWLFPQSNVTIYLSVIIGLFGSIIAQCGDLIASFIKRNCYIKDFGNIIPGHGGILDRFDSILFVSPFIYFIFQYLI, from the coding sequence ATGCTAAAAACAAGAGTTATAAGTGCGATAGTAGGCTTGCCAATTTTATTTTTCATTTTAATAAAAGGGGGAAATATGCTTAAAATTGTCTTAGTTTTAGTAAGCATATTAGGACTTAATGAATTTTATAATGCTACAAAAAATATTGGGATACGGCCTGTAAAAATTTTTGGATATTTGTCAGCAATCCTTTTATATTTTTTAGAAAGTAAAATCGCAAAAGTAGATGTATTAGTTATAATCACAATGATGCTTTTTTTGCTGTTTTTGACTAATAAAAAATATAGTCTCAAAGATTACGCTCTAACTTTAATGGGAATCATTTATATACCTCTTTTCTTTTTGTACATACAAAAACTTAGAGAAATGCCTGAAGGAATTTACATAGTATGGTTTGTTTTTATAGTCTCTTGGATGACAGATACTTTTGCCTATTTTATCGGTAGATTTTTTGGAAAGCACAAACTCGCTCCTACAATCAGTCCCAAAAAGACGATAGAAGGAGGAATTGGAGGAATCATAGGCTCTGTCATCAGTTGTGGTTTATTTGTTTGGTTATTCCCTCAATCGAATGTTACTATATATCTTTCTGTAATTATAGGCTTATTTGGAAGTATAATCGCTCAATGTGGAGATTTAATTGCTTCCTTTATAAAAAGAAACTGCTACATTAAAGACTTTGGAAATATAATTCCTGGTCATGGAGGAATTTTAGATAGATTTGATAGTATTTTATTTGTTTCTCCTTTTATATACTTTATTTTTCAGTACTTAATTTAG
- the tsf gene encoding translation elongation factor Ts → MISAQAVKELRERTGAGMMDCKKALMEANGDMEKAIDILREKGLAAAAKKAGRVANEGLVDAYIHSGGRIGVLVEVNCETDFVANTDEFKNFVKEICMQIAAANPKYISREDVPQTVLEKEREILKAQALNEGKPQNVVDRIVEGRIEKFYKENCLLEQEYIRDPEKTVKDLLNETIAKLGENIVIRRFVRFERGEGIETSSNE, encoded by the coding sequence ATGATATCAGCACAAGCTGTTAAAGAATTAAGAGAACGAACTGGCGCTGGAATGATGGATTGTAAAAAAGCTTTAATGGAAGCAAATGGAGATATGGAAAAGGCCATAGATATTTTAAGAGAAAAAGGATTGGCTGCTGCTGCTAAAAAAGCAGGTAGAGTTGCCAATGAAGGCTTAGTTGATGCCTACATACACAGTGGTGGAAGAATAGGGGTTTTAGTAGAAGTAAATTGTGAAACAGATTTTGTTGCGAATACTGATGAATTTAAAAATTTTGTTAAAGAAATATGTATGCAAATTGCTGCTGCAAATCCAAAGTATATTTCTCGTGAAGATGTGCCACAAACTGTTTTGGAAAAAGAAAGAGAAATTTTAAAAGCACAGGCATTAAATGAAGGGAAACCACAAAATGTCGTAGATAGAATAGTTGAAGGACGTATTGAAAAATTTTACAAAGAGAATTGCTTGTTAGAACAAGAATACATTAGAGACCCAGAAAAAACAGTGAAAGATTTGTTAAATGAGACGATTGCAAAATTAGGAGAAAATATTGTGATAAGAAGATTTGTTAGATTTGAAAGAGGAGAAGGTATTGAAACTTCCTCAAATGAGTAA